One Triticum dicoccoides isolate Atlit2015 ecotype Zavitan chromosome 4B, WEW_v2.0, whole genome shotgun sequence genomic window carries:
- the LOC119296307 gene encoding phytochrome B-like, giving the protein MASGSRATPTRSPSSARPAAPHQNHTQSSGGSTSRAGGGGGGAAGSAAATESVSKAVAQYTLDAGLHAVFEQSGASGRSFDYSQSLLAPPTPSSEQQIAAYLSRIQRGGHIQPFGCTLAVADDSSFRLLAFSENAADLLDLSPHHSVPSLDSSAAPPPVSLGADARLLFSPSSGVLLERAFAAREISLLNPLWIHSRVSSKPFYAILHRIDVGVVIDLEPARTEDPALSIAGAVQSQKLAVRAISRLQALPGGDVKLLCDTVVEHVRELTGYDRVMVYKFHDDEHGEVLAESRRGDLEPYLGLHYPATDIPQASRFLFRQNRVRMIADCHAAAVRVIQDPSMPQPLCLVGSTLRSPHGCHAQYMANMGSIASLVMAVIISSGGEDEHNMTRGVIPSAMKLWGLVVCHHTSPRCIPFPLRYACEFLMQAFGLQLNMELQLAHQLSEKHILRTQTLLCDMLLRDSPTGIVTQSPSIMDLVKCDGAALFYHGKYYPLGVTPTEAQIKDIIEWLTVCHGDSTGLSTDSLADAGYPGATALGDAVCGMAVAYITPSDYLFWFRSHTAKEIKWGGAKHHPEDKDDGQRMHPRSSFKAFLEVVKSRSLPWENAEMDAIHSLQLILRDSFRDAGEGTSNSKAIVNGQVQLGELELRGIDELSSVAREMVRLIETATVPIFAVDTYGCINGWNAKVAELTGLTVEEAMGKSLVKDLIFKESEEIVEKLLSQALKGEEGTNVEIKLKTFGSEQSKGPIFVIVNACSSRDYTKSIVGVCFVGQDITGQKVVMDKFVNIQGDYKAIVHNPNPLIPPIFASDENICCSEWNTAMEKLTGWSRGEVVGKLLVGEVFGNCCRLKGPDALTKFMIVLHNAIGGQDSEKSPFSFFDKNGKYVQALLTANTRSKMDGETIGAFCFLQIASPELQQAFEIQRQQEKKCYARMKELAYICQEIKNPLSGIRFTNSLLEMTDLKDDQRQFLETSAACEKQMSKIVKDASLQSIEDGSLVLEKGEFSLGNVMNAVVSQVMILLRERDLQLIRDIPDEIKEASAYGDQYRIQQVLSDFLLSMVRFAPTENGWVEIQVRPNVKQNSDGTETMLFLFRFACPGEGLPPDIVQDMFSNARWTTQEGIALSICRKILKLMGGEVQYIRESERSFFLIVLELPQPLRSESRDRS; this is encoded by the exons ATGGCCTCGGGAAGCCGCGCCACGCCCACGCGCTCCCCCTCCTCCGCGCGGCCCGCCGCGCCGCACCAGAATCACACGCAGTCCTCGGGCGGGAGCACCTCCCGcgcaggagggggagggggaggcgcggcCGGGAGCGCGGCCGCCACGGAGTCGGTCTCCAAGGCCGTGGCGCAGTACACCCTGGACGCCGGCCTCCACGCGGTGTTCGAGCAGTCGGGCGCGTCGGGGCGCAGCTTCGACTACTCTCAGTCGCTGCTCGCGCCGCCCACTCCCTCCTCCGAGCAGCAGATCGCCGCCTACCTCTCGCGCATCCAGCGCGGCGGCCACATCCAGCCCTTCGGCTGCACGCTCGCCGTCGCCGACGACTCCTCCTTCCGCCTCCTCGCCTTCTCCGAGAACGCCGCCGACCTGCTCGACCTATCGCCTCACCACTCCGTCCCGTCGCTCGACTCCTCCGCGGCGCCTCCCCCCGTTTCTCTCGGCGCCGACGCGCGCCtcctcttctctccctcctccggcgTCCTCCTTGAGCGCGCCTTCGCCGCACGGGAGATCTCGCTGCTCAACCCGCTCTGGATCCACTCCAGGGTCTCATCCAAGCCCTTCTACGCCATCCTccaccgcatcgacgtcggcgttgTCATCGACCTCGAGCCGGCCCGCACCGAGGACCCGGCCCTCTCCATCGCTGGCGCAGTCCAGTCCCAGAAGCTCGCCGTCCGCGCCATCTCCCGTCTCCAGGCGCTCCCTGGCGGGGACGTCAAGCTCCTCTGCGACACCGTCGTGGAGCACGTCCGTGAGCTCACGGGCTATGACCGCGTCATGGTGTACAAATTCCACGATGACGAGCACGGGGAAGTCCTCGCCGAGAGCCGGCGTGGTGACCTCGAGCCCTACCTCGGTTTGCATTATCCTGCCACTGATATCCCGCAGGCATCACGCTTCCTGTTCCGGCAAAACCGTGTGCGGATGATTGCTGATTGCCACGCAGCTGCGGTGAGGGTCATCCAGGACCCTTCAATGCCACAGCCGCTGTGCTTAGTTGGGTCGACTCTTCGCTCCCCGCATGGGTGCCATGCGCAGTACATGGCAAACATGGGGTCGATTGCATCTCTCGTCATGGCAGTGATCATCAGTAGCGGTGGGGAGGATGAGCACAACATGACGCGGGGCGTCATCCCGTCGGCGATGAAGTTGTGGGGGTTAGTGGTGTGCCACCACACATCTCCACGGTGCATCCCTTTCCCACTGCGGTATGCATGTGAGTTCCTCATGCAGGCCTTTGGGCTGCAGCTCAACATGGAGCTGCAGCTTGCGCACCAACTATCAGAGAAACATATTCTCAGAACACAGACGTTACTGTGCGACATGCTACTCCGGGATTCACCTACTGGCATTGTCACACAGAGCCCAAGCATAATGGACCTTGTGAAGTGTGATGGTGCCGCACTGTTTTACCACGGGAAGTACTACCCACTTGGTGTCACCCCCACAGAGGCTCAGATTAAGGATATCATCGAGTGGTTGACGGTGTGCCATGGAGACTCCACAGGGCTCAGCACAGATAGCCTGGCTGATGCAGGCTACCCCGGTGCTACTGCATTAGGGGATGCAGTGTGCGGAATGGCAGTAGCTTATATCACGCCGAGTGATTATTTATTTTGGTTCCGGTCACACACAGCCAAGGAGATAAAATGGGGTGGTGCAAAGCATCATCCGGAGGATAAGGATGATGGGCAGCGGATGCACCCACGATCATCATTCAAGGCATTTCTTGAAGTGGTGAAGAGTAGGAGCTTACCTTGGGAGAATGCTGAGATGGATGCAATACATTCCTTGCAGCTCATATTGCGGGACTCCTTCAGAGATGCAGGAGAGGGTACTAGTAACTCAAAAGCCATTGTCAATGGTCAGGTTCAGCTTGGGGAACTAGAGTTGCGGGGAATAGATGAGCTGAGTTCAGTAGCAAGGGAGATGGTTCGATTGATCGAGACGGCTACAGTACCCATCTTTGCAGTTGATACTTATGGATGTATAAATGGGTGGAATGCAAAGGTTGCTGAGTTGACTGGCCTCACAGTTGAAGAAGCTATGGGCAAATCATTAGTTAAAGATCTTATCTTCAAGGAATCTGAAGAAATAGTTGAGAAGCTACTCTCGCAAGCTTTAAAAG GTGAAGAAGGCACAAATGTAGAGATAAAGTTGAAGACATTTGGGTCAGAGCAATCTAAAGGACCAATTTTTGTTATTGTCAACGCCTGCTCTAGTAGGGATTACACCAAAAGTATTGTTGGTGTTTGTTTTGTCGGCCAAGATATCACAGGGCAAAAGGTGGTCATGGATAAATTTGTCAACATACAAGGGGATTACAAGGCTATTGTACACAATCCCAATCCTCTAATACCGCCAATATTTGCTTCAGATGAGAACATATGTTGCTCCGAATGGAATACGGCAATGGAAAAACTCACAGGATGGTCGAGAGGAGAAGTTGTTGGTAAGCTTCTGGTTGGGGAGGTATTTGGAAATTGTTGCCGACTCAAGGGCCCAGATGCACTGACAAAGTTCATGATTGTTCTTCACAACGCTATAGGAGGGCAGGATTCTGAGAAGTCCCCCTTTTCATTCTTTGACAAGAATGGTAAATATGTACAGGCCTTATTGACCGCAAACACAAGGAGCAAAATGGATGGTGAGACCATAGGTGCCTTCTGCTTCTTGCAGATTGCAAGCCCCGAATTACAGCAAGCCTTTGAGATTCAGAGACAACAAGAAAAGAAGTGTTATGCCAGGATGAAGGAGTTGGCTTACATTTGCCAGGAGATAAAAAACCCTCTCAGTGGTATACGGTTTACAAACTCCCTGTTAGAGATGACTGATTTAAAGGATGACCAGAGGCAGTTTCTTGAAACTAGCGCTGCTTGTGAGAAGCAGATGTCCAAGATTGTAAAGGATGCCAGCCTCCAAAGTATTGAGGATGG CTCTTTGGTGCTTGAGAAAGGTGAATTTTCACTTGGAAATGTTATGAATGCTGTTGTCAGCCAAGTGATGATATTGCTAAGAGAAAGAGATTTGCAACTTATTCGAGATATCCCTGATGAAATCAAAGAAGCCTCGGCATATGGTGACCAATATAGAATCCAGCAAGTTTTGTCTGACTTTTTGCTTAGCATGGTGCGGTTTGCTCCAACTGAAAATGGCTGGGTGGAGATACAAGTCAGACCAAACGTAAAACAAAATTCTGATGGAACGGAAACAATGCTCTTCCTCTTCAG